The following are from one region of the Corylus avellana chromosome ca1, CavTom2PMs-1.0 genome:
- the LOC132188349 gene encoding UPF0496 protein At3g49070, with protein MAASEKSNTAYDHNLPTAVDIREEYANAFRTESYLDFWTRVITLSHANSTTCSIPTIASRLPSYRLFVEHLLDPDQPTVTRILALSRIRPVYRSILFDYFTQTANTSLLCGILLKDIDRIRIVHHLIKTTLQSLDATNFSLVLTGLHDFVNPFVSTASSPTWVRAVRASCSGLLKQLESNRDKTRAKLRLANGLKRGSAIFLVALTASLTIIVAAHAIALLVATPGLIAASLELASVRSLARVTAQLDAAAKGTYILNRDMDTISRLVARLNDELEHMRAMVKFWAERKEDRLEASDEVARQLKKNDCSFSQQLDELEEHLYLCFMTVNRARNLVIKEMVDPGQPS; from the exons ATGG CAGCGTCTGAGAAGTCTAATACTGCTTATGACCATAACCTCCCAACCGCTGTGGACATCCGTGAGGAATATGCGAATGCCTTCCGTACCGAATCATACCTTGACTTTTGGACGCGTGTCATCACACTATCCCATGCCAATTCTACGACATGTAGTATTCCAACAATTGCTAGTCGCCTGCCATCCTATCGGCTCTTCGTGGAGCACCTCCTAGATCCGGACCAACCCACAGTTACCCGTATTCTAGCCTTGTCCCGTATTCGACCCGTATACCGATCTATCCTTTTCGACTATTTTACCCAAACTGCTAATACTTCTCTCTTATGTGGCATTCTTTTAAAAGATATCGATCGTATACGTATCGTGCACC ACCTCATTAAAACCACCCTTCAGTCTCTGGATGCAACAAACTTTTCCCTGGTGCTGACCGGTTTACACGATTTTGTCAATCCATTTGTCTCTACCGCTTCCTCACCGACCTGGGTTCGGGCTGTTCGAGCCAGTTGCTCTGGATTGCTAAAACAGCTGGAGTCAAACCGTGACAAGACTCGAGCCAAGCTTCGGCTGGCAAATGGATTAAAACGTGGCTCGGCTATTTTTCTTGTAGCATTGACGGCCTCACTAACTATAATCGTGGCGGCTCATGCGATAGCACTGCTTGTGGCTACGCCGGGTCTCATAGCGGCTTCACTCGAGCTGGCTTCAGTAAGGAGTCTAGCTAGGGTGACGGCTCAGCTGGATGCAGCTGCAAAAGGGACTTATATACTGAATAGGGACATGGACACAATTAGTCGGCTAGTAGCGAGGCTGAACGACGAGCTGGAACACATGCGTGCAATGGTTAAGTTCTGGGCGGAGAGGAAAGAGGACCGGCTTGAAGCGAGTGATGAAGTAGCGCGCCAGCTGAAGAAGAACGATTGCAGCTTTAGCCAGCAGCTTGATGAGCTAGAGGAGCATTTGTATTTGTGTTTCATGACCGTAAACAGGGCTAGAAATCTTGTGATAAAAGAGATGGTGGACCCCGGGCAACCTAGTTGA
- the LOC132184251 gene encoding protein DETOXIFICATION 35, whose product METPLIDGDGDYSPARTVAEVRRVFCRETVKMWKIAGPIAFNILCQFGTNSVTNIFVGHMGDIELSAVAIALSVVGTFSFGFMLGMGSALETLCGQAFGAGQVYLLGVYMQRSWIILWVSCIILLPIYVFATPILKLLGQADEIADLAGEFTILIIPQLFSLAINFPTSKFLQAQSKVTVLAWIGFVALIIHVGLLWLFIYVFDWGLTGAAVAFNITGWEIAVAQVVYVTVWCNEGWTGLSWTAFNDIWAFVRLSLASAVMLCLEIWYMMSIIILTGHLDNAIIAVDSLSICMNFNGWEAMLFIGINAAISVRVSNELGLGHPRAAKYSVYVTVFQSLLLGIFFMVVILITKDYFAIIFTSSVELRQAVSKLAFLLGVTMVLNSVQPVISGVAIGGGWQALVAYINLGSYYIFGLPLGYLLGYKANLGVAGLWGGMICGTALQTLLLVIVLSRTNWNKEVEQTSDRMRKWGGQDIKIEKIDENV is encoded by the exons ATGGAGACGCCGTTGATCGACGGGGATGGGGACTACTCGCCGGCCAGGACCGTGGCGGAGGTGCGCCGGGTGTTCTGCAGAGAGACGGTGAAGATGTGGAAGATAGCGGGGCCCATTGCTTTCAACATTTTGTGCCAGTTCGGGACCAACTCCGTCACCAACATCTTCGTCGGCCACATGGGAGATATCGAGCTCTCTGCCGTCGCTATCGCTCTCTCCGTCGTTGGCACCTTCTCCTTCGGCTTCATG CTTGGAATGGGGAGTGCCCTTGAGACGCTTTGTGGCCAAGCTTTTGGTGCTGGACAAGTTTACCTGCTGGGTGTTTACATGCAACGTTCATGGATAATCCTATGGGTCTCCTGCATCATTCTCTTGCCAATTTACGTATTTGCTACCCCAATTCTAAAGCTTCTTGGGCAAGCAGATGAGATAGCTGATCTTGCGGGAGAATTCACCATACTAATCATTCCTCAGTTGTTCTCACTTGCCATCAACTTCCCCACCTCGAAGTTCCTCCAGGCCCAGAGCAAGGTTACTGTGCTCGCTTGGATTGGGTTTGTGGCTCTAATCATACACGTTGGGCTGCTTTGGCTCTTCATATATGTATTCGATTGGGGGTTAACTGGTGCAGCCGTAGCATTTAATATCACAGGTTGGGAGATCGCCGTGGCTCAGGTTGTGTATGTTACAGTTTGGTGCAACGAAGGCTGGACTGGACTGTCCTGGACGGCATTCAACGATATATGGGCCTTTGTTAGGCTCTCCCTTGCATCAGCGGTTATGCTTTGCCTAGAGATTTGGTATATGATGAGCATAATCATTCTAACTGGCCACCTTGATAATGCCATCATTGCTGTTGATTCCCTCTCTATTTG CATGAATTTCAACGGGTGGGAAGCAATGTTGTTCATTGGAATAAATGCAGCTATAAG TGTTCGAGTTTCTAATGAACTTGGATTAGGACATCCAAGAGCTGCCAAATACTCTGTTTATGTGACAGTCTTTCAGTCCCTACTCCTGGGGATCTTTTTCATGGTGGTTATCCTGATTACCAAGGACTATTTTGCCATCATTTTCACAAGCAGTGTAGAGTTACGACAAGCTGTCTCTAAACTAGCATTCCTTCTTGGTGTGACCATGGTTCTTAATAGTGTTCAGCCTGTGATTTCAG GCGTTGCTATTGGAGGTGGGTGGCAAGCATTGGTGGCTTATATCAACTTGGGTAGTTATTACATTTTCGGGCTTCCACTTGGATACCTTCTTGGTTACAAAGCAAATTTGGGAGTAGCG GGACTTTGGGGGGGCATGATATGTGGAACTGCTCTACAAACTTTGCTTCTCGTGATTGTACTATCTAGAACCAACTGGAACAAGGAG GTTGAACAAACGTCAGACCGCATGAGGAAGTGGGGTGGCCAAGACATCAAAATCGAGAAGATAGATGAGAACGTGTGA
- the LOC132188466 gene encoding 3'-5' exonuclease-like, with amino-acid sequence MFGYNRNPANTITFNPTTSKYCVNFAGKTIETTVTDKGSTIDEWVQQWRSLEILSMYDGKPTVVGLDIEWRPHPIRSMSNKSATLQLCIDEKCLIIQLFYSDYIPESLKSFMMDSNFIFVGIEVDDDIAKLDNEYGLPSNKSADIRELAKAQWPGRFRRPGLKDLALEVSGLAMKKPKHVCMSNWEARVLNENQVEYACLDAYASYRVGHKLLFEL; translated from the exons ATGTTTGGTTATAACAGAAACCCCGCCAATACCATAACTTTCAACCCTACCACCTCCAAATACTGTGTCAACTTTGCTGGGAAAACCATAGAAACAACAGTCACAGACAAAGGTAGCACCATAGATGAATGGGTTCAGCAGTGGCGGAGCCTC GAAATCCTTTCCATGTACGATGGAAAACCCACTGTCGTTGGCTTAGACATTGAATGGAGGCCTCATCCAATCCGTTCAATGAGCAACAAATCTGCGACCCTGCAACTTTGCATTGATGAAAAGTGCCTCATCATTCAACTCTTCTATTCGGACTACATCCCCGAGTCCCTGAAGAGCTTTATGATGGACTCCAACTTCATTTTTGTTGGGATTGAGGTTGATGACGACATAGCCAAGCTCGACAATGAATATGGGCTACCAAGTAACAAAAGCGCCGACATCCGTGAGCTGGCAAAGGCACAATGGCCGGGCCGGTTTCGTAGGCCTGGCTTGAAGGATCTGGCTTTGGAAGTTTCGGGGCTTGCTATGAAGAAGCCTAAGCATGTGTGCATGAGTAACTGGGAGGCAAGGGTGCTTAATGAGAATCAAGTTGAGTATGCTTGTCTCGATGCCTATGCTTCTTATAGGGTAGGCCACAAGCTTCTCTTTGAACTTTGA
- the LOC132168145 gene encoding small ribosomal subunit protein uS9m: MLSRLLPKSSHFRRLTRLSSKSHPYPHSHFPPNPYFSPLPKFFSSDNNSNGKFDQSASTPWNLSGQSEGKFDQFFTQESGDVAGTSPSAENDESWLRASEGKTRGDEEWATAEGYKPWSLVEEEDKDDLFGFKEEVVREVGETGVESSYSTTSGGDDAEKERAEEAMRLQREEQELTAILKGPNRAFGDLIAASGITDEMLDSLIALKDFEGIEGLPPLSEIEEIRYDKNTRKNTRADIERQKQEEVAKARVRQVDDKGRAYGTGRRKCSIARVWIEPGDGKFVVNDKQFDVYFPMLDHRAALLRPFSETKTLGLWDVSCTVKGGGVSGQVGAIRLGISKALQNWEPDLRPALKDAGFLTRDARVVERKKPGKAKARKSFQWVKR, translated from the exons ATGCTCTCCCGTCTCCTCCCCAAATCCTCACATTTCCGTCGGCTGACCCGACTCTCCTCCAAATCACATCCATATCCCCACTCCCATTTCCCCCCAAACCCTTATTTCTCTCCCCTCCCCAAATTCTTTTCTAGCGACAACAACAGCAATGGCAAATTTGACCAATCCGCATCGACTCCCTGGAATCTCTCCGGCCAAAGCGAGGGAAAATTCGACCAATTCTTCACCCAGGAATCCGGAGACGTTGCCGGGACCTCTCCGTCCGCCGAGAACGACGAGTCTTGGCTGAGAGCAAGCGAGGGAAAGACGCGTGGCGATGAGGAGTGGGCCACAGCGGAGGGGTACAAGCCCTGGAGcttggtggaggaggaggacaAGGACGACTTGTTCGGTTTCAAGGAGGAGGTTGTAAGGGAGGTCGGTGAAACCGGGGTTGAGAGTAGTTACAGTACTACTTCTGGGGGTGATGACGCTGAAAAGGAGAGGGCTGAGGAGGCTATGAGGCTCCAGAGGGAGGAGCAGGAGCTCACTGCTATACTCAAAG GTCCAAATCGTGCATTTGGCGACCTCATTGCTGCATCTGGAATCACAGATGAAATGCTGGACAGTTTGATTGCCCTAAAGGACTTTGAAGGGATTGAGGGATTGCCGCCTCTAAGTGAAATAGAGGAAATTCGGTATGATAAAAATACGAGAAAAAACACAAGAGCAGACATAGAGCGCCAGAAACAGGAGGAGGTTGCTAAAGCAAGAGTGAGACAAGTAGATGACAAGGGTAGAGCTTATGGAACTGGGAGAAGGAAATGCAGCATAGCCCGTGTCTGGATTGAACCTGGTGATGGAAAATTCGTTGTTAATGATAAACAATTTGATGTCTATTTTCCCATGCTTGATCATCGTGCTGCTCTCCTGCGTCCTTTTTCTGAGACAAAGACCTTGGGCCTTTGGGATGTCAGCTGTACTGTGAAAGGAGGTGGAGTCTCAG GTCAAGTTGGAGCAATTCGATTGGGGATCAGCAAGGCCTTGCAAAATTGGGAACCAGACCTTCGTCCTGCACTAAAAGATG CTGGCTTCTTGACGAGGGACGCACGTGTGGTGGAAAGGAAGAAACCAGGCAAAGCAAAAGCAAGAAAGAGCTTCCAATGGGTCAAGCGTTAA
- the LOC132168151 gene encoding BAHD acyltransferase DCR, whose protein sequence is MAAEVGHKEETKTSVKITAKTHVMPIKKLGRRECQLVTFDLPYLAFYYNQKLLFYRASDFEAIVGKLKDGLALVLEDFYQLAGRLGKDEEGVFRVEYDDDMDGVEVAEAVAEGIEIADLTVDEGSTTLKDLIPYNEVLNLEGLRRPLLALQLTKLKDGLAIGCAFNHAILDGTSTWHFMSSWAEICGGTHSISVPPFLDRTKVRSTRVKLDLSLPSDPLASSNGNGNGKLPPQLREKIFRFSEAAIDKIKSKVNENPPSSDSSKPFSTFQSLSVHIWRHVTHARELKPEDYTVFTVFADCRKRVDPPMPASYFGNLIQAVFTVTAAGLLSANPPEFGASMIQKAIEMHNAKTIEERNKEWESSPKIFEFKDAGVNCVAVGSSPRFKVYEVDFGWGKPEGVRSGSNNRFDGMVYMYQGKSGGRSIDVEISLEAVTMERLEKDQEFLMEL, encoded by the exons ATGGCAGCTGAAGTTGGGCACAAGGAGGAAACGAAGACTAGTGTGAAAATCACTGCCAAAACCCATGTCATGCCCATCAAGAAACTCGGAAGAAGGGAATGTCAGTTGGTGACATTTGATCTTCCCTACTTGGCTTTCTACTACAACCAAAAGTTGCTGTTTTACAGAGCCAGTGACTTTGAGGCGATTGTGGGGAAACTTAAAGATGGGCTTGCCCTTGTTTTGGAGGACTTCTATCAGCTGGCCGGGAGGCTTGGCAAAGATGAGGAGGGGGTCTTTAGGGTCGAGTATGACGATGATATGGACGGCGTGGAGGTCGCCGAGGCCGTCGCCGAGGGGATCGAAATTGCTGATCTGACGGTCGACGAGGGCAGCACCACTTTGAAGGACTTGATACCATACAACGAAGTCTTGAACTTGGAGGGTCTCCGTAGGCCTCTCTTGGCACTTCAG TTAACCAAGCTGAAAGACGGACTCGCAATTGGGTGCGCATTCAACCACGCGATCCTCGACGGGACCTCCACGTGGCACTTCATGAGCTCATGGGCCGAGATCTGCGGCGGGACCCACTCTATCTCGGTCCCACCTTTCCTCGACCGCACCAAAGTCCGCAGCACGCGCGTGAAGCTCGACCTCTCGCTCCCCTCTGACCCACTCGCTTCATCCAACGGCAACGGAAACGGAAAGCTGCCTCCACAACTCAGGGAGAAGATTTTCAGGTTCTCGGAGGCTGCCATCGACAAGATCAAGTCAAAAGTCAACGAAAACCCTCCCTCATCGGACAGCTCAAAACCATTCTCCACATTCCAGTCACTCTCCGTTCATATCTGGCGCCATGTAACCCATGCACGTGAACTGAAGCCCGAAGACTACACAGTCTTCACCGTCTTCGCGGATTGCCGGAAACGGGTGGATCCACCGATGCCGGCGAGCTACTTCGGTAACCTAATCCAAGCAGTGTTCACCGTCACGGCAGCCGGGTTGTTATCGGCTAACCCGCCAGAGTTTGGGGCGTCGATGATTCAGAAAGCGATAGAAATGCACAACGCAAAGACGATTGAGGAGCGGAACAAAGAGTGGGAGAGCTCACCGAAGATCTTCGAGTTTAAGGATGCGGGAGTGAACTGCGTGGCGGTGGGGAGCTCACCGAGGTTCAAGGTGTACGAGGTGGATTTCGGGTGGGGGAAGCCGGAGGGTGTGAGGAGTGGGTCCAACAACAGGTTTGATGGGATGGTGTATATGTACCAGGGGAAGAGTGGTGGGAGGAGCATCGATGTTGAGATTAGCTTGGAGGCAGTGACTATGGAGAGGCTGGAGAAGGATCAGGAGTTTCTTATGGAGctctag
- the LOC132168021 gene encoding rRNA 2'-O-methyltransferase fibrillarin 1-like: MRPPRGRGGAGGGRGFGGGRGGDRGRGRGFGGGRGGDRGGSAMRGRGGGRGAGRGGGGRGRGGGRGGMRGGSKVVVEPHRHGGVFIAKGKEDAIVTKNLVPGEAVYNEKRVSVQNEDGTKVEYRVWNPFRSKLAAAIIGGVDEIWIKPGARVLYLGAASGTTVSHVSDIVGPNGVVYAVEFSHRSGRDLVNMAKKRTNVIPIIEDARHPSKYRMLVGMVDVIFSDVAQPDQARILALNASYFLKAGGHFVISIKANCIDSTQPAEAVFQSEVNKLKQDQFKPFEQVTLEPYERDHACVVGGYRVPKKSKAAA; this comes from the exons ATGAGACCTCCTCGAG GGCGTGGCGGTGCCGGTGGTGGCAGGGGTTTTGGAGGCGGAAGAGGCGGCGACAGAGGTAGAGGTAGAGGTTTCGGTGGTGGAAGAGGCGGGGACAGAGGTGGTAGCGCCATGAGAGGCCGTGGTGGAGGACGAGGTGCTGGCCGAGGAGGTGGTGGAAGAGGTAGGGGTGGAGGTAGAGGTGGTATGAGAGGTGGAAGCAAGGTCGTTGTTGAGCCTCATAGGCACGGGGGAGTGTTCATCGCTAAGGGTAAAGAAGATGCTATTGTTACCAAGAATTTGGTCCCCGGTGAAGCTGTCTACAATGAGAAGAGGGTCTCCGTGCAG AATGAGGATGGAACAAAAGTTGAATACAGAGTCTGGAACCCATTTCGTTCGAAGTTGGCTGCTGCAATTATTGGTGGTGTTGATGAGATATGGATT AAACCTGGTGCTCGGGTTCTCTACCTTGGGGCTGCTTCTGGAACCACCGTCTCTCACGTGTCTGACATTGTTGGTCCT AATGGAGTAGTTTATGCAGTGGAGTTTTCTCATAGAAGTGGCAGAGACTTGGTTAATATGGCAAAGAAGCGTACCAATGTTATCCCAATCATTGAAGATGCTAGACATCCTTCCAAGTACCGTATGCTTGTTGGCATGGTTGATGTGATATTCTCTGACGTTGCCCAACCAGATCAG GCAAGGATTCTAGCATTGAATGCATCATATTTTCTGAAAGCTGGCGGCCATTTTGTAATTTCCATTAAG GCCAACTGTATCGACTCAACACAGCCTGCTGAGGCCGTATTTCAGAGTGAGGTGAACAAGCTGAAGCAGGATCAGTTCAAGCCATTCGAACAAGTTACTCTTGAACCCTATGAGCGTGACCATGCTTGTGTGGTTGGTGGCTACCGTGTCCCTAAAAAATCCAAAGCTGCTGCCTAG
- the LOC132162284 gene encoding protein SRC2 has protein sequence MASRYEVEVKISSARDLKNVNWRHGPIRPYAVVWVDSKNKSSTRVDEGGDTCPHWDDTLVIPLSGSVDDYSYLYIDIVHAGSEEDTKPLIGSARLKLTDVLDDVGFGERAQRTLQLKRPSGRPHGKIEVKVEIRQPRYRAPDPYYAPPYGVPPPSASRSAEYAPPPPTYGNPYAAPPHDPYYSAAPPAGYPYSGYNAQAPAPYGQPSYGQEQKQKSSKFGMGTGLAVGAVGGLLGGLAIAEGVDYVEDKIADDAADRVEDRLEDDDAGYDGDDF, from the coding sequence ATGGCGTCTCGCTACGAAGTCGAGGTGAAGATCTCATCGGCCAGGGACCTCAAGAACGTCAACTGGCGCCACGGCCCCATCAGGCCCTACGCCGTCGTTTGGGTGGACTCCAAGAACAAGAGCTCCACCAGGGTCGATGAGGGAGGCGACACTTGCCCCCACTGGGACGACACCCTGGTCATCCCCTTGTCTGGCTCCGTCGACGACTACTCCTACCTCTACATCGACATCGTCCACGCCGGCTCCGAGGAAGACACCAAGCCGCTCATCGGGTCGGCGCGCCTCAAGCTGACTGATGTCCTCGACGACGTGGGCTTTGGCGAACGCGCCCAGCGGACCTTACAGCTCAAGCGACCATCCGGTAGGCCCCACGGCAAGATTGAGGTTAAGGTCGAAATCCGTCAGCCACGATACCGTGCGCCGGACCCATACTACGCACCGCCTTACGGGGTCCCACCTCCGTCGGCTTCCCGATCCGCAGAATACGCTCCTCCGCCGCCAACCTATGGTAACCCATACGCCGCACCACCACACGATCCTTACTATTCGGCGGCCCCACCGGCTGGGTACCCCTACAGTGGGTACAATGCACAAGCACCAGCACCGTACGGTCAGCCGAGTTACGGGCAGGAGCAGAAGCAGAAGAGCAGCAAGTTTGGTATGGGAACGGGATTGGCTGTGGGGGCGGTGGGAGGGCTGTTGGGTGGGCTGGCAATAGCGGAAGGAGTTGATTACGTGGAGGACAAGATCGCTGACGATGCGGCCGATAGGGTTGAGGATCGTCTGGAGGATGACGACGCTGGCTACGACGGCGATGACTTCTAA